The following are from one region of the Rosistilla carotiformis genome:
- a CDS encoding glycosyltransferase, translating into MRIDLVITELFIGGAERQLTELAIGLAERGAQVRVISLDVLADSPPQDQLLRRLRAAQVEVRSLGCRSVWAFPQAILRLRRLFAEDRPDLVQTFLFHANVLGIWTAARAGIALRVGGVRVAQPNRARLWLERLATRRMQAIVCVSQAVEDFARQHLASPQTALLTIPNGVDGSRFSQAAPIDWGTLGIATEADVILYVGRLHPQKGTDWLMEAAPRLLSENPRAALVIVGSGPWQAMVESELAKLPAGRTALMPLQAEIAPLMVAAKVLVLPSRYEGMPNVVMESMAANLPVVASDAEGVRELLGEMIEPQIVSFGDTDALCRKLSALLAESELRSEVVGSNKVRADSLFSVSAMVDRYRELYESLAANP; encoded by the coding sequence ATGCGGATCGATCTGGTGATTACCGAATTGTTTATTGGCGGCGCCGAACGTCAGTTAACCGAACTGGCGATCGGGCTGGCTGAGCGGGGAGCCCAAGTGCGAGTGATCTCGCTGGATGTGTTGGCCGATTCGCCGCCTCAGGATCAGCTGTTGCGACGTCTGCGAGCTGCCCAGGTCGAAGTTCGCTCGCTCGGCTGCCGTTCGGTATGGGCGTTTCCACAAGCGATCCTGCGGCTGCGACGGCTATTTGCCGAGGATCGCCCCGATCTGGTCCAGACGTTCTTATTCCATGCCAATGTTCTCGGCATCTGGACCGCAGCGCGTGCGGGGATTGCTTTGCGCGTCGGTGGTGTGCGGGTCGCGCAGCCTAACCGAGCCCGTTTGTGGCTGGAACGGCTCGCAACGCGGCGGATGCAGGCGATCGTCTGCGTCAGCCAAGCCGTGGAAGATTTTGCGAGACAGCACTTGGCCAGCCCCCAGACCGCCCTGCTGACGATCCCCAACGGCGTCGATGGCAGCCGGTTTTCACAAGCCGCACCGATCGACTGGGGAACGCTGGGCATCGCGACGGAGGCCGATGTCATTTTGTATGTGGGGCGTCTGCACCCCCAGAAGGGTACGGATTGGCTGATGGAAGCCGCCCCGAGACTGCTGTCTGAAAATCCCCGAGCTGCGTTGGTGATCGTCGGATCCGGGCCGTGGCAAGCGATGGTGGAATCCGAGTTGGCGAAGCTGCCGGCAGGACGCACGGCCTTAATGCCGTTGCAGGCAGAGATCGCCCCGTTGATGGTCGCTGCCAAGGTGTTGGTGCTGCCTAGTCGCTACGAGGGGATGCCGAACGTCGTAATGGAATCGATGGCGGCGAATCTTCCCGTGGTTGCCAGCGATGCAGAGGGGGTTCGCGAGCTGCTAGGGGAAATGATCGAACCACAAATCGTTTCTTTTGGTGATACCGATGCGCTCTGTCGCAAGCTCTCGGCGCTGCTGGCCGAATCGGAACTTCGGTCGGAAGTTGTTGGCAGCAATAAGGTTAGGGCGGACTCGTTGTTCTCGGTTTCCGCCATGGTCGATCGTTATCGGGAACTTTACGAAAGCCTCGCTGCGAATCCCTAA
- a CDS encoding S1C family serine protease, with the protein MMNHLRCTLSVIFLAAVAANPSLCQAPPELDTLAALEAEANLPSIEKEFLMRIDDFRELETVLQPVARKAIAATVGVRLGDAYASGVIVSRDGFVLTAAHVSGAPGRSVRLTLSDGRTVKGTTLGQNTDVDGALIKIDGSGPWPFLPMADPSVVTRPGDWCLATGHPGGYDRNRPAPLRLGRVISVNGYRLRSDCPIEPGDSGGPLVDLRGYVIGVHSRIYDDATGNLHVPIVTYQRTWDRLKQSQVSALGPASSFLAQFDFDQDGQLTLAELPDGPRRDAYQRLGKTFDFDVEQPQEISELRARIGLDLSKRRNVQLDRPGRILFRSPGELETLSDYYFTRGMAALNVLRNVTEDASRWTVDVLVDGQQVSTGTIVGSDGWIVTKASEVEAGRRGAADEPPRIVCHLFDSKRYGAKLVQVDRQYDLAWLKIEATDLASVQWSGDTSPQVGHWVISTSRGRTPLSAGVVSVPAREIRSSPGFMGVGGSPTRTDAYVESIVQGSGAAGSDLRPGDVIVAVNDVKVPTFAALSTEVRRFVGGDVIALRVVREGEEQMIAVRLGHRIDPKSQDDAAMSGRLSERRDGFPFAFTHDSVLLPEECGGPLIDLDGKAVGINIARSQRTGSLALSAATVQRLFQAVQQRFPTPL; encoded by the coding sequence ATGATGAATCACTTGCGATGCACTCTGAGCGTGATTTTTTTGGCAGCCGTGGCGGCAAACCCGTCGCTGTGCCAAGCCCCTCCGGAACTCGATACGCTTGCCGCGCTCGAAGCGGAAGCGAACCTCCCGTCGATCGAGAAAGAATTTCTCATGCGGATCGACGACTTTCGCGAACTCGAAACGGTCCTGCAACCGGTCGCGCGTAAAGCGATTGCGGCGACCGTCGGCGTTCGCTTGGGCGACGCTTATGCCAGCGGAGTGATCGTCAGCCGCGATGGTTTTGTGTTGACCGCCGCGCACGTCAGCGGTGCCCCCGGACGTTCGGTGCGGTTGACTCTATCGGACGGTCGCACGGTGAAAGGGACAACGCTTGGGCAAAACACCGACGTCGACGGTGCGCTGATTAAGATCGATGGTTCGGGACCGTGGCCCTTCCTGCCGATGGCGGATCCCAGCGTGGTCACGCGTCCGGGCGATTGGTGTTTGGCTACCGGGCACCCTGGCGGATACGATCGCAATCGTCCCGCACCGCTGCGACTGGGGCGAGTGATTTCGGTCAATGGTTACCGCTTGCGAAGCGATTGCCCGATCGAACCTGGCGATTCGGGCGGTCCCTTGGTGGATCTACGAGGCTATGTGATCGGGGTGCACAGCCGGATCTACGACGATGCCACGGGCAACCTGCATGTTCCCATTGTGACCTATCAACGGACCTGGGATCGGTTGAAGCAGAGTCAGGTTTCGGCGCTCGGTCCGGCCAGCAGTTTTTTGGCGCAATTCGATTTCGATCAAGACGGACAACTGACGCTCGCCGAACTGCCCGACGGACCGCGTCGTGACGCCTATCAACGGCTGGGGAAAACCTTCGATTTCGATGTCGAACAACCTCAAGAAATCAGCGAACTGCGAGCGCGGATCGGACTGGATCTTTCCAAACGCAGGAACGTGCAACTCGATCGCCCCGGCCGAATCCTGTTCCGTTCGCCCGGCGAACTGGAAACGCTCAGCGATTACTATTTCACGCGTGGGATGGCGGCATTAAACGTACTGCGTAATGTCACCGAAGACGCCAGCCGATGGACGGTGGATGTGTTGGTCGATGGCCAACAGGTTTCGACTGGGACGATCGTGGGCAGCGACGGTTGGATCGTGACCAAAGCCAGCGAGGTCGAAGCCGGCCGCCGCGGCGCGGCGGACGAACCGCCACGAATCGTCTGTCATCTGTTCGATAGCAAACGCTATGGCGCCAAACTGGTTCAAGTTGACAGGCAGTACGACCTGGCTTGGTTGAAGATCGAAGCGACCGATCTGGCGTCGGTTCAGTGGAGCGGTGACACCTCGCCGCAGGTCGGACACTGGGTGATCAGCACCAGTCGCGGACGAACGCCGCTGTCGGCCGGAGTGGTCAGCGTGCCCGCCCGCGAGATCCGATCGTCCCCTGGATTCATGGGGGTCGGCGGTTCCCCAACACGGACCGATGCGTATGTCGAATCGATCGTTCAAGGGAGTGGTGCGGCCGGTTCGGATCTCCGTCCCGGCGACGTCATCGTGGCGGTCAACGATGTCAAGGTACCCACTTTCGCCGCGCTCTCGACCGAAGTGCGACGTTTTGTTGGTGGGGATGTGATCGCGTTGCGCGTGGTGCGCGAGGGGGAGGAACAAATGATCGCGGTTCGGTTGGGGCATCGGATTGACCCGAAATCGCAGGATGATGCGGCGATGTCGGGACGTTTAAGCGAACGACGCGACGGATTTCCGTTTGCTTTTACGCACGATAGCGTGCTGTTACCCGAAGAATGTGGCGGCCCGTTGATCGATCTCGATGGCAAGGCGGTGGGGATCAACATCGCCCGCTCGCAACGAACCGGGTCGCTCGCATTGTCGGCCGCAACGGTTCAGCGGTTGTTTCAAGCGGTCCAGCAGCGATTCCCTACGCCTTTGTGA
- a CDS encoding isochorismatase family protein has translation MDPTFRSSRLIDRTGSGLLVVDLQTKLLPGIDGSPQIIANTDRLCRAAELLSVPRTATVQYPQGLGPLASPLAERFPTPDEKLAFSGAGCESIAQLTAAHGLSQWIVVGIETHICVLQTTLDLLARQIDVFVVADAVGARGARDHQIALDRMQSEGATLVTTESVLFEWCQTAADPNFKQISAIVREG, from the coding sequence ATGGATCCTACCTTTCGAAGCAGCCGCTTGATCGACCGCACGGGGAGCGGATTGCTAGTCGTCGACCTGCAGACCAAGCTGTTGCCGGGGATCGATGGGAGTCCTCAAATCATCGCCAACACCGATCGGTTGTGCCGTGCGGCGGAATTGCTCAGCGTGCCGCGGACGGCGACGGTCCAGTATCCGCAAGGACTTGGTCCACTGGCATCGCCCCTCGCCGAACGGTTCCCAACGCCCGACGAAAAGCTTGCATTCAGTGGCGCGGGTTGCGAATCGATTGCTCAGCTTACCGCCGCGCACGGCTTGTCCCAATGGATTGTTGTCGGAATCGAGACCCATATCTGCGTTTTGCAAACGACGTTAGATTTGTTGGCGCGGCAAATCGATGTCTTCGTTGTTGCCGATGCCGTTGGGGCTCGCGGCGCTCGCGATCATCAGATCGCACTGGATCGAATGCAATCCGAAGGGGCAACGCTTGTGACAACCGAAAGCGTTTTATTCGAGTGGTGCCAGACCGCTGCCGATCCCAACTTCAAACAGATCAGTGCCATCGTTCGCGAGGGCTAG
- a CDS encoding ECF-type sigma factor, with product MENATDQLLKSQRAKGNPKAEGLFTLVYDDLIRLAGSYLRDEPDRDKLSATSLVHEAYFRMIDQSRVDWAGKTHFFAIGARVMRRILVDHARRVHAQKRGGEWSRIELDDVSTFSMERDADVLALDDLLETLAGLDPTQARIVEMRFFGGMTMKEIAGALQMGLRTVEKEWAMARAWLRNTLDEDARE from the coding sequence ATGGAAAATGCAACCGACCAGCTTCTGAAGTCACAGCGTGCCAAGGGGAACCCTAAGGCAGAGGGGCTATTCACGCTCGTCTACGACGATTTAATTCGTTTGGCGGGCAGTTACCTGCGTGACGAACCCGACCGCGACAAGCTGAGTGCCACGTCGTTGGTGCACGAAGCCTATTTCCGGATGATCGATCAGAGTCGCGTGGATTGGGCCGGCAAGACGCATTTCTTTGCGATTGGTGCACGGGTGATGCGGCGAATCCTTGTCGATCATGCGCGACGTGTCCATGCTCAAAAACGAGGTGGCGAATGGTCACGGATCGAACTGGATGACGTTTCGACATTTTCAATGGAACGCGATGCCGACGTCTTGGCGTTGGATGACCTGCTGGAAACCTTGGCCGGGCTGGATCCCACGCAAGCCCGGATCGTCGAGATGCGTTTTTTCGGCGGGATGACGATGAAAGAAATTGCCGGCGCGTTGCAAATGGGACTTCGCACGGTCGAGAAAGAGTGGGCGATGGCCCGCGCTTGGCTTAGGAACACGCTCGATGAGGACGCACGCGAATGA
- a CDS encoding pyruvate carboxylase: MRPIRKLLAANRSEIATRVFRSAHELGIRTVAIYSYEDRYALHRFKADEAYQIGKQGEPIRSYLDIPAIVQICLTHGIDAVHPGYGFLSERADFAKALEDAGITFVGPSVHSLEMLGDKVAARKIAQQVGVPVLGGTNEALRDLDDALEQAAKVGYPVMLKASKGGGGRGMRIVRGEQELAASFEQAQRESLTAFGSDEVFVERFVERARHIEVQLLGDQHGNLLHLYERDCSVQRRHQKVVELAPAPNLAPETRQALCDAALAIGNQVGYENAGTVEFLLDVDTGDFFFIEVNPRIQVEHTVTEEVTGIDLVKSQIMVASGLPLTDPELALPPQEELKTIGFAMQCRVTTEDPENQFLPDYGRITHYRSAGGLGIRLDAGSAFSGAVVNPFYDSMLVKVSARGRTLAESASRMERCLQEFRIRGVKTNIPFLTRLIKNEKFLSGNATTRLIDTTPDLFQLPRRRDRATKLLKFLGETIVNGNPLVLDRPVATRRAPAPVPELPVAAKPPEGSRDVFLKSGVSGLVDWINNQSSLLLTDTTMRDAHQSLLATRVRSFDMLQIAPAYSHLASQLFSLEMWGGATFDTSMRFLNECPWNRLVDLRAAVPNILFQMLLRASNAVGYTNYPDNVVRLFVKEAAAAGMDVFRVFDALNWVPNMRVAMDAVIDAGGICEASICYTGDIQNPKRTKYSLNYYVDLAKELEKLGAHLLAIKDMAGLLKPQAARTLVKALRENVGIPIHFHTHDTGGIQGASILAAADEGLQIADAALAPLSGGTSQVNLNTLVEAFRNTPRESSLSTEALTSLATYWQAAREFYTPFESLVLPATGDLYEHEMPGGQYTNLFQQARALGLSDRWAEVCKTYAACNTLLGDIVKVTPTSKAVGDLALFMVANELTAADVLQSDKPIAFPASVVDLVGGRMGQPPGGFPQRMIDVVLQGETQVTGRPGESMPPADVAAAKAEAESLVGSDADRYAASMLLYPKVFSDYAKYRDEYGNVSNIPTPNFFYGQQPGEEIAVDIEPGKRLIVKYLATGQPHPDGHRTVFFELNGQPREIEVIDKALEPENAKAVKADPSDSAQIAANMPGMVVSVAVAEGDKVQAGQKLLVLEAMKMETTISAPHKGLVKKLVVKPGSQVDTGDLVVILDS, translated from the coding sequence ATGCGTCCAATCCGAAAATTGCTTGCCGCCAACCGCAGCGAAATCGCCACCCGCGTCTTTCGTAGTGCCCACGAATTGGGAATTCGCACCGTCGCCATCTATTCTTACGAAGATCGCTACGCGCTCCATCGCTTCAAGGCTGATGAAGCTTACCAGATCGGCAAGCAGGGCGAGCCGATTCGTTCGTATTTGGATATTCCGGCGATCGTGCAGATCTGTTTGACGCACGGCATCGACGCGGTCCACCCCGGATATGGCTTCCTTTCGGAGCGCGCCGATTTTGCGAAGGCCTTGGAAGATGCTGGCATCACGTTTGTGGGCCCCAGCGTGCATTCGCTGGAAATGCTTGGGGATAAGGTTGCCGCCCGCAAAATCGCTCAACAGGTTGGCGTTCCCGTGCTCGGCGGCACCAACGAAGCTTTGCGCGACCTCGACGACGCCCTGGAACAAGCTGCCAAGGTGGGGTATCCGGTGATGTTAAAAGCATCCAAGGGAGGCGGCGGACGCGGGATGCGCATCGTCCGCGGCGAACAGGAACTGGCCGCCAGTTTCGAGCAAGCCCAACGCGAATCGTTGACCGCCTTTGGCAGCGACGAAGTCTTTGTCGAACGCTTCGTCGAACGCGCGCGGCACATCGAAGTGCAACTGTTAGGGGATCAGCACGGAAATCTATTGCATCTCTACGAACGAGATTGCAGCGTCCAGCGGCGGCATCAAAAGGTTGTCGAACTGGCTCCCGCCCCCAACCTTGCTCCCGAAACCCGCCAAGCGTTGTGCGACGCGGCGTTGGCGATCGGAAATCAGGTCGGCTATGAAAACGCGGGTACCGTCGAATTCCTATTGGATGTCGACACGGGCGACTTCTTCTTCATCGAAGTCAATCCGCGGATCCAAGTCGAGCACACGGTGACCGAAGAGGTGACGGGGATCGATCTTGTTAAATCGCAGATCATGGTTGCCAGCGGGCTCCCGTTGACCGATCCCGAATTGGCACTGCCCCCGCAGGAGGAACTGAAAACGATCGGCTTTGCGATGCAATGCCGTGTGACCACCGAAGATCCGGAGAACCAATTCCTGCCCGATTATGGACGCATCACCCACTACCGCTCCGCCGGTGGTTTGGGGATTCGCTTGGATGCCGGCAGCGCGTTCAGTGGCGCTGTCGTGAATCCGTTTTACGATTCGATGCTGGTCAAGGTCTCCGCACGCGGTCGCACTCTGGCCGAATCGGCGTCGCGGATGGAACGCTGTTTACAGGAGTTCCGGATCCGTGGTGTGAAGACGAACATTCCGTTTCTGACCCGATTGATCAAAAACGAAAAGTTCCTGTCGGGCAACGCAACGACGCGACTGATCGACACAACCCCCGATTTGTTTCAACTGCCGCGCCGCCGCGACCGAGCCACCAAGCTGCTAAAGTTCCTAGGTGAAACGATTGTCAACGGCAACCCACTGGTTTTGGATCGGCCCGTGGCAACGCGGCGTGCACCGGCCCCGGTTCCCGAGCTACCGGTTGCGGCCAAGCCGCCCGAGGGTTCCCGCGATGTGTTTTTGAAAAGTGGAGTCTCCGGGCTGGTCGATTGGATCAATAATCAATCCAGCTTGCTGTTGACCGACACCACGATGCGCGATGCGCATCAATCGCTGTTGGCAACTCGTGTCCGCAGCTTTGACATGCTGCAGATCGCACCGGCCTATTCGCACCTGGCTTCGCAATTGTTCTCGCTGGAGATGTGGGGTGGGGCAACGTTCGACACGTCGATGCGGTTCCTGAACGAATGCCCCTGGAACCGCTTGGTCGATCTGCGGGCGGCGGTCCCCAATATCTTGTTCCAAATGTTGTTGCGAGCTTCCAACGCCGTGGGCTACACGAACTACCCCGACAACGTCGTGCGATTGTTCGTCAAAGAAGCTGCCGCCGCGGGGATGGATGTCTTCCGTGTTTTCGACGCATTGAATTGGGTGCCGAACATGCGCGTGGCGATGGACGCGGTGATCGATGCTGGGGGAATCTGCGAGGCGTCGATCTGTTACACCGGCGACATCCAGAACCCCAAGCGAACGAAGTATTCGTTGAACTACTACGTCGACCTAGCCAAGGAACTGGAAAAGCTGGGGGCGCATCTGCTGGCGATCAAGGATATGGCGGGTTTGTTGAAGCCACAGGCCGCGCGGACGCTGGTCAAAGCGCTTCGTGAGAACGTGGGAATTCCGATTCACTTCCACACGCACGATACCGGCGGGATCCAGGGGGCTTCAATTTTGGCGGCCGCCGATGAGGGACTGCAGATCGCCGACGCCGCGTTGGCGCCGCTGTCGGGGGGAACGTCACAGGTGAATCTGAACACGCTGGTCGAAGCGTTTCGAAACACGCCGCGAGAAAGCTCCCTTTCGACCGAAGCGTTGACGTCGTTGGCCACCTACTGGCAGGCGGCGCGCGAATTTTACACGCCTTTCGAAAGCTTGGTGCTACCGGCGACCGGCGATCTCTACGAACATGAGATGCCCGGCGGGCAATACACCAACCTCTTTCAACAGGCCCGCGCCTTGGGACTCAGCGATCGATGGGCTGAAGTCTGCAAAACTTATGCCGCGTGCAACACATTGTTAGGGGATATCGTCAAGGTTACTCCCACTTCCAAAGCCGTTGGCGATCTGGCGCTATTCATGGTCGCCAATGAATTGACCGCCGCGGATGTGTTGCAATCGGACAAACCGATCGCTTTCCCGGCGTCCGTCGTCGATCTGGTTGGTGGCCGGATGGGGCAACCGCCGGGTGGCTTCCCGCAGCGGATGATCGATGTGGTGCTACAGGGAGAAACTCAGGTGACCGGCCGCCCCGGCGAATCGATGCCCCCGGCGGACGTTGCGGCTGCCAAGGCGGAGGCCGAATCACTGGTCGGCAGCGATGCCGATCGCTACGCCGCGTCGATGCTGCTGTACCCCAAGGTGTTTAGCGATTATGCGAAGTATCGCGACGAGTATGGAAATGTCAGCAATATCCCGACTCCAAATTTCTTTTATGGGCAACAACCCGGTGAAGAGATCGCTGTCGATATCGAGCCTGGCAAGCGTTTGATCGTGAAATATTTGGCTACCGGCCAACCGCATCCCGATGGGCACCGCACGGTCTTCTTTGAACTCAACGGCCAACCCCGAGAGATCGAAGTGATCGACAAGGCGTTGGAACCGGAGAACGCCAAAGCGGTCAAAGCCGACCCCAGCGATTCGGCTCAAATAGCGGCGAACATGCCGGGGATGGTGGTCAGTGTCGCCGTTGCCGAGGGGGACAAGGTTCAAGCGGGACAGAAACTGTTGGTGCTGGAAGCGATGAAAATGGAAACGACGATTTCCGCCCCCCATAAAGGTTTGGTTAAGAAGCTGGTGGTGAAGCCGGGGAGTCAGGTCGACACCGGCGATCTAGTGGTTATCTTGGACAGTTAA
- a CDS encoding serine/threonine-protein kinase, which produces MAQLDSLCGEDTALRSDVLDLLKHHDSEAATREGQTAFHPQSSQTIVNDAAVLARMRPNKPSVTSWVKSRLHRSPRPAIFLLTCLVSLFVAWLIDRGVRRYSIDFERAALRSNVKSATAGVQQWATQLKTDGKLWGRDPDLVNIAQDYSELGPSPTRDQLLDSPLPDRLRDRAATLFGDEVQYALWNPQGVTLASSQADRGDIGKHMPPESMIELGRALNGTVQIQFPTATSAGTSDSDSESSARMWISFPIDASGASPKAVLRVRDPNWLRYFQAFFEKQNVGTSADTFCIDRNANMLMRSRYQNRWAELGIIDTSDGSNRFVRVVDPGGNLANGYHSERPRQMLPLTEAAARVTVGEDGSNIEGYRDIHGEWVVGAWRWIPELELGIISEMAFGDAYAFSRKMRYGLAAMLLLPLGLTALPWFGIGLFGPRQFSTDSKMQQVGAYELLEKIGEGGMGYVYRARHSLLKRASAVKILRPDRLTMVDVGRFDREVKLAAQLTSPHTIRILDYGRTDDGLIYFAMEYLDGLTLSTVILRSGSLPTSRVLHFLIQLCKSIEEAHTAGLIHRDIKPENIIITRRGNEPDWLILFDFGLAKSVAPNSREFRTRETIWAGTPMFMSPERVRTPAAVDPRMDVYAIGAVGYFMLTGRPPFTTANPEMIFEQVLGVMPLPPSQAGATISVPALDAIVMRCLAKSPDDRPDNAAQLRARLEELAAKHPWTAEEANAWWRANSQPKSSSAN; this is translated from the coding sequence ATGGCTCAACTCGATTCGCTCTGTGGCGAGGATACGGCACTTCGCAGCGACGTGCTGGACTTGTTAAAGCACCACGACTCCGAAGCGGCCACGCGGGAAGGGCAGACGGCGTTTCATCCGCAATCCTCGCAAACGATTGTCAACGATGCAGCGGTGCTGGCGCGGATGCGTCCCAATAAACCGTCGGTCACCAGTTGGGTGAAATCACGTTTACACCGCTCGCCACGCCCTGCGATCTTTCTTCTGACATGCCTCGTCTCCCTGTTTGTCGCGTGGTTGATCGACCGCGGTGTCCGCCGCTACTCGATCGATTTTGAACGAGCCGCATTGCGTTCCAACGTCAAATCGGCAACCGCAGGAGTCCAGCAGTGGGCGACGCAGCTGAAGACCGATGGCAAGCTTTGGGGGCGCGATCCCGATCTCGTAAACATCGCCCAAGACTATTCCGAATTGGGGCCTTCTCCGACACGAGATCAGCTATTAGACAGTCCACTTCCCGACCGGCTGCGCGATCGCGCTGCCACGTTATTCGGCGACGAAGTGCAATACGCGCTGTGGAACCCCCAGGGGGTAACCTTGGCTAGTTCGCAGGCGGACCGTGGCGATATTGGCAAACACATGCCTCCCGAGTCGATGATCGAACTGGGCCGCGCCCTCAATGGAACGGTTCAGATCCAATTCCCAACGGCGACTTCCGCCGGCACGTCGGACAGCGATTCCGAGTCGTCGGCACGGATGTGGATCTCGTTTCCGATCGACGCCTCGGGGGCCAGCCCCAAGGCGGTGCTTCGCGTGCGCGATCCGAATTGGTTGCGGTACTTCCAGGCGTTTTTTGAAAAACAAAACGTCGGCACGTCAGCGGACACGTTTTGTATCGATCGCAACGCAAACATGCTGATGCGATCGCGGTACCAGAACCGCTGGGCCGAACTGGGGATCATCGACACATCCGACGGGTCCAATCGATTTGTCCGTGTGGTCGATCCGGGGGGCAATCTGGCCAATGGATACCATTCCGAACGACCGCGTCAAATGTTGCCACTAACCGAAGCGGCGGCTCGGGTGACCGTTGGCGAAGATGGTTCGAATATCGAAGGCTATCGCGACATTCACGGCGAATGGGTGGTTGGAGCCTGGCGTTGGATTCCCGAACTGGAGCTCGGGATCATCAGCGAAATGGCGTTCGGCGATGCCTACGCGTTTTCGCGGAAGATGCGGTATGGTCTTGCCGCGATGCTGCTGCTGCCATTGGGCCTGACGGCGCTGCCATGGTTTGGCATCGGCTTATTTGGCCCCCGCCAATTTTCGACCGATTCGAAAATGCAACAGGTCGGAGCCTATGAGTTACTCGAGAAGATTGGCGAAGGGGGAATGGGGTATGTCTATCGTGCGCGGCACTCGCTGCTGAAGCGCGCCAGCGCCGTCAAGATCTTAAGGCCCGACCGCTTGACCATGGTGGACGTTGGGCGATTTGATCGCGAAGTTAAACTGGCGGCCCAGTTGACCAGCCCCCACACGATCCGGATCCTCGATTACGGTCGCACCGACGACGGTTTGATCTACTTTGCGATGGAGTATCTCGATGGTTTGACCCTCAGCACGGTCATCCTCCGCAGCGGTTCGTTGCCCACCAGCCGGGTGTTGCATTTTTTGATCCAGCTGTGCAAATCGATCGAAGAGGCGCACACTGCGGGGCTGATCCATCGCGACATCAAGCCCGAAAACATCATCATCACGCGGCGGGGAAACGAACCCGATTGGCTCATCCTGTTCGATTTCGGTTTGGCAAAATCGGTTGCCCCCAACAGTAGAGAATTCCGCACGCGGGAGACGATCTGGGCCGGAACGCCGATGTTCATGTCTCCTGAGCGCGTTCGCACTCCCGCCGCCGTCGACCCACGAATGGATGTCTACGCAATTGGCGCGGTCGGCTACTTCATGTTGACCGGCCGGCCACCGTTCACGACAGCAAATCCCGAGATGATTTTTGAGCAGGTCTTGGGCGTGATGCCGCTGCCGCCAAGTCAAGCCGGTGCAACCATTTCGGTTCCGGCGTTGGATGCGATCGTCATGCGATGTCTTGCCAAGTCGCCCGACGATCGCCCCGACAACGCCGCTCAGCTTCGCGCTCGGCTGGAAGAACTCGCCGCCAAGCACCCCTGGACAGCAGAGGAAGCGAATGCCTGGTGGCGTGCGAATTCGCAGCCCAAATCTTCGTCTGCCAACTAG
- the rsmH gene encoding 16S rRNA (cytosine(1402)-N(4))-methyltransferase RsmH produces MTDSDSSTSMHVPVLPSEVIEGLDLAPGKTIIDGTFGGGGHARLIVPRISPGGMLIGMDRDPHAIHQYGAQWRDALPGPEIAGTPLPQIELINDSYHRIPQVLQERGLDGVDGILLDLGLSSDQLNDPARGFSYQTSGDLDLRFDPTSGEAARDLLLRLPEKEIADLIYQFGEERCSRRIARRIVERRKERRAVTTADELATLVRSCVPRSKNHRIDPATRTFQALRIAVNHELRIVKQALEDLPGCLRPGGRLAVISFHSLEDRIVKYAFREADDLEILTRKPLLASDRENAENPRARSAKLRVAVKKGGSQD; encoded by the coding sequence ATGACTGATTCCGATTCCTCCACCAGCATGCACGTGCCGGTTCTCCCGTCGGAAGTCATCGAAGGCCTGGACCTCGCCCCCGGCAAAACGATCATCGACGGTACTTTTGGCGGCGGTGGGCACGCCCGATTGATCGTGCCGCGGATCTCGCCTGGCGGCATGCTGATCGGGATGGATCGCGATCCCCATGCGATTCATCAATACGGGGCCCAGTGGCGTGACGCGTTGCCCGGCCCCGAAATCGCGGGAACACCGTTGCCGCAAATCGAACTGATCAACGACAGCTACCATCGCATCCCGCAAGTGCTACAAGAACGGGGCCTCGATGGGGTCGACGGGATCCTGTTGGATCTAGGTTTATCGAGCGATCAATTGAACGATCCTGCGCGCGGCTTCAGTTACCAAACCAGCGGCGACCTGGACCTTCGCTTCGACCCGACCAGCGGCGAAGCAGCTCGCGATTTGTTGTTGCGTTTGCCCGAGAAAGAGATTGCCGACCTGATCTATCAGTTTGGTGAAGAGCGTTGCAGCCGGCGGATCGCCCGGCGGATTGTCGAACGCCGCAAAGAACGCCGCGCCGTGACCACCGCGGATGAATTGGCAACGCTCGTCCGCAGCTGCGTCCCTCGCAGCAAGAACCATCGAATCGATCCGGCCACTCGCACTTTTCAAGCATTGCGGATCGCTGTCAATCATGAGTTGCGGATCGTTAAACAGGCGTTGGAAGACCTGCCGGGCTGCCTCCGACCGGGCGGGCGGCTCGCCGTGATTAGCTTCCATTCACTCGAAGACCGGATTGTTAAATACGCATTTCGCGAAGCGGATGATCTCGAGATCCTGACTCGCAAGCCCCTTCTGGCTTCCGATCGCGAGAACGCCGAAAACCCGAGGGCCCGTAGCGCGAAGCTGCGGGTCGCGGTTAAAAAAGGTGGAAGCCAAGATTAG